The following are encoded in a window of Megachile rotundata isolate GNS110a chromosome 2, iyMegRotu1, whole genome shotgun sequence genomic DNA:
- the rasp gene encoding protein-cysteine N-palmitoyltransferase Rasp isoform X1 codes for MTWKIQNIIRLHKCECFIYFFLWTSAILHSIYNVFLTSTYFDGYNDVYNDFAPGWTWIGKKQDVSDQEWKMWIPLMIKLIPWIFIHHFVSFLVKILSNVVVLCTWYIFMSISFLYYLIGALGTLCIVIQLSMLYILTYRQSRLIIWLINTLFLFLIHFLKIPDGTFQSTFKFNDEEHYILTLVMCWIQLRSISYSIDNIEQHLDSDCDIKFYFFNNFLCKLAYCLYLPTLSLGPLILYHEFMNSLKRPFQIWKLSDFGYFFLQVFRYIFWIFFTNFWLHFLYFNAMQYHPEVVKTLNPWALYGLGYCMGQFFLIKYVIVYGLNHTLCAIDNIKAPTQPKCIARIHLYSDMWKYFDKGLYKFLVRYIYVPLLKSNYNKLFASFLCFTFVFIWHGMQINIFIWAALNFIGLNIESIMRSFGRQKFFINIKTTYTSEINGRRLDCILASPLLIISVISNFYFFAGEEIGSIYVYRILHDPPYTTFILLFFLYCCCQVSTDVKRWEL; via the exons ATGACATGGAAAATACAAAACATCATTAGATTGCATAAATGCgaatgtttcatttatttttttttatggacAAGTGCTATTCTACATTCAATTTATAATGTGTTTTTAACTAGTACTT attttgatgGTTACAATGATGTATATAATGATTTTGCACCAGGATGGACGTGGATTGGAAAGAAACAAGATGTTTCTGATCAAGAATGGAAAATGTGGATACCATTAATGATTAAATTAATACCATGGatatttattcatcattttGTTAGTTTTCTTGTTAAGATTTTATCAAATGTTGTG GTATTATGCACTTGGTATATCTTTATgtctatttcatttttatattatttaattggaGCATTAGGTACATTATGTATTGTCATACAATTAAGTATGTTGTACATCTTAACATATAGACAAAGTAGATTGATTATATGGCTGATAAATacgttatttttatttctgatacATTTTCTGAAAATTCCGGATGGTACTTTTCAAAGTACATTTAAGTTTAACGATGAAGAACATTATATTTTAACTCTTGTAATGTGTTGGATACAGTTAAGAAGCATTAGTTATAGTATAGATAATATTGAACAACATTTAGACAGTGACTGTGAtatcaaattttacttttttaacaattttttatgcaAATTAGCATACTGTTTATATTTACCAACATTATCCTTAGGACCATTGATTTTATATCATGAATTCATGAATTCT CTAAAAAGACCATTTCAAATCTGGAAATTATCAGATTTTGGGTACTTTTTCCTTCAAGTGTTCAGATACAttttttggatattttttacaaacttttggttgcattttctatatttcaatgCTATGCAGTATCACCCTGAG GTTGTCAAAACTTTAAATCCATGGGCTTTATATGGATTAGGATACTGCATGGGacaatttttcttaataaagTATGTTATAGTGTATGGTCTTAATCATACTTTATGTgctatagataatataaaagCACCAACTCAGCCTAAATGTATAGCAAGGATTCATTTGTACTCTGATATGTGGAAGTATTTTGATAAaggtttatacaaatttttagtaaG ATATATTTATGTGCCTCTGTTAAagtcaaattataataaattatttgcttCTTTCTTGTGCTTTACATTTGTTTTTATATGGCATGGaatgcaaataaatatttttatttgggcAGCCCTTAATTTTATTGGattaaatattgaaagtatAATGAGATCATTTGGGagacaaaaattttttataaatataaagacAACATATACATCAGAAATTAATGGCAGACGACTCGATTGTATTTTAGCAAGTCCCCTTTTAATTATATCAGTAATAtctaatttttacttttttgctGGAGAAGAAATTGGAAGTATTTACGTCTACAGAATATTACATG ATCCTCCATATACCACATTTATTTTACTCTTCTTTTTATATTGTTGCTGTCAAGTATCTACAGATGTAAAACGTTgggaattgtaa
- the rasp gene encoding protein-cysteine N-palmitoyltransferase Rasp isoform X3, producing the protein MTWKIQNIIRLHKCECFIYFFLWTSAILHSIYNVFLTSTYFDGYNDVYNDFAPGWTWIGKKQDVSDQEWKMWIPLMIKLIPWIFIHHFVSFLVKILSNVVLKRPFQIWKLSDFGYFFLQVFRYIFWIFFTNFWLHFLYFNAMQYHPEVVKTLNPWALYGLGYCMGQFFLIKYVIVYGLNHTLCAIDNIKAPTQPKCIARIHLYSDMWKYFDKGLYKFLVRYIYVPLLKSNYNKLFASFLCFTFVFIWHGMQINIFIWAALNFIGLNIESIMRSFGRQKFFINIKTTYTSEINGRRLDCILASPLLIISVISNFYFFAGEEIGSIYVYRILHDPPYTTFILLFFLYCCCQVSTDVKRWEL; encoded by the exons ATGACATGGAAAATACAAAACATCATTAGATTGCATAAATGCgaatgtttcatttatttttttttatggacAAGTGCTATTCTACATTCAATTTATAATGTGTTTTTAACTAGTACTT attttgatgGTTACAATGATGTATATAATGATTTTGCACCAGGATGGACGTGGATTGGAAAGAAACAAGATGTTTCTGATCAAGAATGGAAAATGTGGATACCATTAATGATTAAATTAATACCATGGatatttattcatcattttGTTAGTTTTCTTGTTAAGATTTTATCAAATGTTGTG CTAAAAAGACCATTTCAAATCTGGAAATTATCAGATTTTGGGTACTTTTTCCTTCAAGTGTTCAGATACAttttttggatattttttacaaacttttggttgcattttctatatttcaatgCTATGCAGTATCACCCTGAG GTTGTCAAAACTTTAAATCCATGGGCTTTATATGGATTAGGATACTGCATGGGacaatttttcttaataaagTATGTTATAGTGTATGGTCTTAATCATACTTTATGTgctatagataatataaaagCACCAACTCAGCCTAAATGTATAGCAAGGATTCATTTGTACTCTGATATGTGGAAGTATTTTGATAAaggtttatacaaatttttagtaaG ATATATTTATGTGCCTCTGTTAAagtcaaattataataaattatttgcttCTTTCTTGTGCTTTACATTTGTTTTTATATGGCATGGaatgcaaataaatatttttatttgggcAGCCCTTAATTTTATTGGattaaatattgaaagtatAATGAGATCATTTGGGagacaaaaattttttataaatataaagacAACATATACATCAGAAATTAATGGCAGACGACTCGATTGTATTTTAGCAAGTCCCCTTTTAATTATATCAGTAATAtctaatttttacttttttgctGGAGAAGAAATTGGAAGTATTTACGTCTACAGAATATTACATG ATCCTCCATATACCACATTTATTTTACTCTTCTTTTTATATTGTTGCTGTCAAGTATCTACAGATGTAAAACGTTgggaattgtaa
- the rasp gene encoding protein-cysteine N-palmitoyltransferase Rasp isoform X2, with protein MWIPLMIKLIPWIFIHHFVSFLVKILSNVVVLCTWYIFMSISFLYYLIGALGTLCIVIQLSMLYILTYRQSRLIIWLINTLFLFLIHFLKIPDGTFQSTFKFNDEEHYILTLVMCWIQLRSISYSIDNIEQHLDSDCDIKFYFFNNFLCKLAYCLYLPTLSLGPLILYHEFMNSLKRPFQIWKLSDFGYFFLQVFRYIFWIFFTNFWLHFLYFNAMQYHPEVVKTLNPWALYGLGYCMGQFFLIKYVIVYGLNHTLCAIDNIKAPTQPKCIARIHLYSDMWKYFDKGLYKFLVRYIYVPLLKSNYNKLFASFLCFTFVFIWHGMQINIFIWAALNFIGLNIESIMRSFGRQKFFINIKTTYTSEINGRRLDCILASPLLIISVISNFYFFAGEEIGSIYVYRILHDPPYTTFILLFFLYCCCQVSTDVKRWEL; from the exons ATGTGGATACCATTAATGATTAAATTAATACCATGGatatttattcatcattttGTTAGTTTTCTTGTTAAGATTTTATCAAATGTTGTG GTATTATGCACTTGGTATATCTTTATgtctatttcatttttatattatttaattggaGCATTAGGTACATTATGTATTGTCATACAATTAAGTATGTTGTACATCTTAACATATAGACAAAGTAGATTGATTATATGGCTGATAAATacgttatttttatttctgatacATTTTCTGAAAATTCCGGATGGTACTTTTCAAAGTACATTTAAGTTTAACGATGAAGAACATTATATTTTAACTCTTGTAATGTGTTGGATACAGTTAAGAAGCATTAGTTATAGTATAGATAATATTGAACAACATTTAGACAGTGACTGTGAtatcaaattttacttttttaacaattttttatgcaAATTAGCATACTGTTTATATTTACCAACATTATCCTTAGGACCATTGATTTTATATCATGAATTCATGAATTCT CTAAAAAGACCATTTCAAATCTGGAAATTATCAGATTTTGGGTACTTTTTCCTTCAAGTGTTCAGATACAttttttggatattttttacaaacttttggttgcattttctatatttcaatgCTATGCAGTATCACCCTGAG GTTGTCAAAACTTTAAATCCATGGGCTTTATATGGATTAGGATACTGCATGGGacaatttttcttaataaagTATGTTATAGTGTATGGTCTTAATCATACTTTATGTgctatagataatataaaagCACCAACTCAGCCTAAATGTATAGCAAGGATTCATTTGTACTCTGATATGTGGAAGTATTTTGATAAaggtttatacaaatttttagtaaG ATATATTTATGTGCCTCTGTTAAagtcaaattataataaattatttgcttCTTTCTTGTGCTTTACATTTGTTTTTATATGGCATGGaatgcaaataaatatttttatttgggcAGCCCTTAATTTTATTGGattaaatattgaaagtatAATGAGATCATTTGGGagacaaaaattttttataaatataaagacAACATATACATCAGAAATTAATGGCAGACGACTCGATTGTATTTTAGCAAGTCCCCTTTTAATTATATCAGTAATAtctaatttttacttttttgctGGAGAAGAAATTGGAAGTATTTACGTCTACAGAATATTACATG ATCCTCCATATACCACATTTATTTTACTCTTCTTTTTATATTGTTGCTGTCAAGTATCTACAGATGTAAAACGTTgggaattgtaa